The genome window TACGTCGCCACCGAACCGGAAGACTTCTTTGACGAGCGAAGAACTCACGTACACCGATGGTTCACCGGGAAAGAACGATACCGTGGTCACCGACGGGGCCAGGCGCCGGTTCATGAGCGCCATCTGGGATTCCGTTTCCAGGTCTCCCGCGGAACGAACGCCGCGGACGATCGCATGGGCGCCGAGCCTTCCGGCCAGTTCGACCGTCAGTCCGTCCGTCGACATCACCTCGACCCCCGTCCAGCCGTCCACTGCCTGCCGGAACAGGTCCACGCGTTCCTCCACCGAAAACATCGGGTGCTTTTCCATGTTGGTCGCAACGGCCACCACCACCCGGTCGAACACGGTCAGCGCCTGTCTCAGCACATCCAGATGTCCGTTGGTCACAGGATCGAAAGTA of Gemmatimonadota bacterium contains these proteins:
- the coaD gene encoding pantetheine-phosphate adenylyltransferase → MKVAVYPGTFDPVTNGHLDVLRQALTVFDRVVVAVATNMEKHPMFSVEERVDLFRQAVDGWTGVEVMSTDGLTVELAGRLGAHAIVRGVRSAGDLETESQMALMNRRLAPSVTTVSFFPGEPSVYVSSSLVKEVFRFGGDVSHQVPPPVLKALSEKRGSIG